The following proteins are encoded in a genomic region of Rissa tridactyla isolate bRisTri1 chromosome 5, bRisTri1.patW.cur.20221130, whole genome shotgun sequence:
- the SFRP2 gene encoding secreted frizzled-related protein 2, giving the protein MQRRFCALLLLASQCMGSAAGLFPFGEPDFSYKRSNCKPIPAPMLLCRGIEYQSMRLPNLLGHETVQEVLEQASTWIPLVQKQCHPDTRKFLCSLFAPVCIDDLDEIIQPCHSLCEEVKESCAPVMSAFGFPWPDMLDCSRFPKDNDLCIPLASSDHILPVTREAPKVCDACKNKNEDDNDIVENLCKNDFALKIKVKEIAYINGDTKITPETKSKTIYKLNGLTERDLRKIVLWLKGGLQCTCDEMNDINVPYLVMGQKQAGELVITSLKRWQKGQRAFKRFSRSIRKLQC; this is encoded by the exons ATGCAGCGCCGCTTCTgcgccctgctcctgctggcgtCCCAGTGCATGGGCTCGGCCGCCGGGCTCTTCCCCTTCGGGGAGCCCGACTTCTCCTACAAGCGCTCCAACTGCAAGCCCATCCCCGCCCCGATGCTGCTGTGCCGGGGCATCGAGTACCAGAGCATGCGGCTGCCCAACCTGCTGGGGCATGAGACGGTacaggaggtgctggagcaggccTCCACCTGGATCCCGCTGGTGCAGAAGCAGTGCCACCCCGACACCAGGAAGttcctctgctccctctttgCCCCGGTCTGCATCGACGACCTGGACGAGATCATCCAGCCCTGCCACTCGCTCTGCGAGGAGGTGAAGGAGAGCTGCGCCCCGGTGATGTCCGCCTTCGGCTTCCCCTGGCCCGACATGCTGGACTGCAGCCGCTTCCCCAAGGACAACGACCTCTGCATCCCGCTGGCCAGCAGCGACCACATCCTCCCGGTCACCAGGGAAg CACCCAAGGTCTGCGATGCCTGCAAAAACAAAAACGAGGACGATAACGACATTGTGGAAAACCTCTGCAAAAATGACTTTG CCTTGAAGATAAAAGTGAAGGAGATTGCCTACATCAATGGGGATACCAAGATCACCCCCGAAACAAAGAGCAAGACCATCTACAAGCTGAATGGGCTGACGGAAAGGGATCTGAGGAAGATCGTGCTCTGGCTCAAAGGTGGCCTCCAGTGTACCTGCGATGAGATGAATGACATCAACGTCCCCTACTTGGTGATGGGGCAAAAGCAAGCTGGGGAACTGGTGATCACCTCACTGAAGCGGTGGCAGAAAGGGCAGCGGGCTTTCAAGCGGTTCTCCCGCAGCATCCGCAAACTGCAGTGTTAG